The following is a genomic window from Dioscorea cayenensis subsp. rotundata cultivar TDr96_F1 chromosome 10, TDr96_F1_v2_PseudoChromosome.rev07_lg8_w22 25.fasta, whole genome shotgun sequence.
TCAAagtcatttttttcctttattcttttcaccttttattttaattttagaatatttagtattttaaaataagtaaGAATCCATTTTTAtccttatttaatatttaaaaaataattaaaaattatgagaacATAGAAGGATATCATTTCATgtgattttctcttttttttcctggcgtgtgtatatatatatatagttaacaGAATATCTTTTAagttaacaaaatatttttcaaaaaagaaatcattgaGAAAATAATGGcatgattttaataaaaataaatatctcaaattattttaataatttgatttgatACAATCCTCAATCCTCATCCTTATTTCATTTTTGAAACAatcatctaaaaataaaaataatagctaTCCTTtgtattaaaatgaataataattctCGCCCCTTAGCATCTTTCTAACTTATCTATCTCTAAATCAACTTTTTTAACAATCAAATGAatcaattgaataaaaattcaaactgGAAAACTTTTACAATCAAgttcaaaagatgaagaatCACTGCATAATCCTAAATTGAACTCCCAAGTAATCATCACTGAAAAATAAGGTAAAAACAATGCACAAGAACATTACATAAAGCCAAATACTAGTTTGGTAATACATCATGTCTCTTTGATTCTAATCAAACTAGATGATTTCTGAAAGAGCTGGTCTTGTTCCTATACATTGTTGAACATTCAAAACACAATACTATGTCACACAGACATAATTCGACATTCATTGAGCTTGTCGATCTTTTTCAGCAGGTTGTTTTTGTTGCTCACTCCAGACGACATTCCATGAACCATTAGTGTCTTTCGGGCCTTCGATGTATTTCATCACTCTGTCACTAGAGAGACCAGAAAGCTCTTTGCACTTAATTAGACGGTTAATCCAATACTTTTTTATAAAGAGCTGTATCCAAGAGCAAGAGTTTGCAAGTTCAGCACGTAGAAATGCAGCAACTCGGCATAACTGCAATGGGAAAAGCTCGATTGAATGAATCGATGAACTTATAAATGAAAGTAAAGGAGCATTCTAACAGGAATGTACGTCGTGGATTGCTTCCAATAGAGTGTTTAGTGATCTGCTGCTCTGATCAATAGCACCTGATGTCCGACCAAAGAAGTTTGACAAATCAGACAACTGCAATTCAGTGTGTATAGTGTCAATATTCATATCAATATCTACCAACTTAACCAAAATAACTAATCAATGATAACATGTTAAAGCAAACTAAATCAATgaacttttgaaagaaaaaaacccaACAAACTGACCAAAAAAAAGTCTCTGTGGATTAGGAGAGACAACTCTTGCTTTAAATAAGAAAAGGATTGGGAATCAAGacttaaaactattttattactCTTACactccaaacataaaatactactagctagaatatataaaaacaagttaTTTTTGAAGTTCCAACTAGCAAGACATGAGACCTATGGGGAAGCAACTACAACAACTCCCACATTTTCAGAAACAACAACATGACTAGTTCATAAAATTACCCAATAGTAGGGGGCAATTTTGGATTACTAATATAGATGTGTTAAGCTATGGTCTACAAGCAGATTCTCCATGTAATTGATGAAAATTGCTTTATTTACACCATTTAATAACTGAACATCTTATGATGAACTTGAGTTTGTCTTACCATCTCAATAAAAGGTTTCTGGCTGCCTGGTGGTAATGGCCAATTACCATTTGGAACCGTCGTGCCCATCAACctattattttgattgttaaAAAAGTTGTTGAAAATTCTACCATGATTCACTCCAAATCCATTATTTACAGCACCATAACCTGCACATTCATAAGAAGGATACAATCTAGTTGATCAAAAGAATAGATTTGCAAATCAAATGCAGCTAATGTCTAAAATTAATACCTCGATGATTGTTCCCATGATTTTGTTCCCATGGTCTAAGAGGTAAAGGTCTCTCAACAGTGCTTCTATTTACAGAAAAGTTCCTAGAAACAATATCTCGAGGCCTTGCTGATGGCTTTGAAAGGTGCAGGACCATCTGAGCTTGCTATTGCCCATGGCTTGAAAGGAGTAGTAGCACTAGATGAGCTTCCTGCCTTCTCCCATGGTTTTGGAGGTCGTGGCATGCCTATAAAGAATTTAAGTAATGAACAAAAATCATGCCGAAAATAAGACATTTGCATTAGTGCAGAATCACATTTCTGAAACATAACCAACATGGCATGAGTAagtaacaaattaatttgaaacCTATTGAGCATTTGAAGAACTATAGTAAACCAAAAAAATGACATAGAAACAAGAATCTAATTACAGTCAAATGGAGCATGCAAGGTTAACCTCTCCaaaatgggttttttttaaGACAAGTATAAGTGATAATAATATGCAATGACCACTATACTCAACAAAAATGACAAAGAAACAAGATTATAATTCCAGTCAAATAGAGCATGCAAGGTTAGTCTATccaaaatggtttttttttagataagTATCAGTGATATTAATATGCAATGACCACACCGCGCATACATGTCCACAAGCGCCGTTCCAAGCGTCCGAGCGAGCGTGAACCCATCTACCAGTCTCTAAATCCCGAGCGTGCGCGCACCATCGTGATCTCATTCCGTTGTCCACGCGACGACGTTCGGATCTTTCTCGGCATTATACAAAGACCTCGCGCACTCGACGTCACCACAACAAGCGTACATGCGAATCAGAGTGGCGATCACATAAGCATCGAGCTGGCACCCGGTTTTGACAACGCGCGAGTGGATACAACGCCCTGTTGTTCGGTCAGGCATTTCAGCATACATCTTGAGCGCAAACGAGAAGGTGAAGTGTTTGTATAAAGATAGGGTGGTATAGAGATGTTGGGAGGTGGAGAAGGCTCAGAGCATGGAATTGTGGAGGTGGAGAGGGGGGTTGTGGAGGTGGACGAAGATGGAGAGGGCGTGGTGGAGGTCGCCGGAGGAGAAAGTGCATGATATATACAGTGTGGCTgcagaacatatatatatatatatatagattttattgtttttagataaaacaaataattactttcattaatttttctcatttatttggAAGTTTTGGAAttgaatttcataatttttttttaccaaatcaGTACACATGtgagtgtaatttttaaatttttactgtttattagaaaattatgtTGCCAAACCAACGAGGAagatcaattaaattaaacatctGCGTAAACTTCTCCCAAAATTTAACTTTCTAATCTAGAACATGTGAATCAAGGGAAAAAAGtcaaattaataacaaaaagatttgatttttctaaGTGACTATTTACAACGCATTcaaattatttcttcaattatagTAAAAACCTTTATTTACAACCAAATCAGTTCCAAAATTAAGAATCTAACAAATCAAGCACTAAACTTTTTATCAATCCAACTAATCAATCACACAAATActcaaaccatgaaaaaaaaaaacaaaatttaaaattgaaaggATTAAGAACAACATAAATCCAGCAACATACATACTTCTATAGTCGTAGTCGGAGGCCATTATGGATCACTACAGCACCTTTGTACACATCCAACCACGGATCACAGGAATTGAAAGCTTCCTGCGAATTTAAGAGAAAACCAgaaaatatatctatatttaggtttagtatttattatttaaattttaagatttttgaattttggatatgGTATACTATAATATTTGGAGttgagattttaaaattttaaatgtgattgtataatttttttatgattttaaaagtttagaaattttaaagttttaatttaaaatttatataaatgtggaTGAGAAATTGACATCCCGTCATtcggaaaaattatttgatattttactcgtgcatgtatatatatatgcttactttttttttttactacttTGCTTATAGATCcttataaaatagataattattattttacctAAAAATCACAATATTTACACGtgtatgtttatgtttttataatttaaattcatgttaaatatttataaataatgtttctaaaagaaaaattcCACGATTAATAATAACTACTTATTACTGataacatttattatttaaaaatttaaaatattatcatggataatattaacaaataattaggTTTTTTCCAATAGCCTCTTCGCCTACCTATTGAAATTATTTCTGTTGTGGTTTTGAgttatcaaatttaattaaaatttgattttattaatatttattttcatttcattttatataattataatttatttatttaatgtctaTATTATTTAActgttaataattaaaattaaattatttattgatagatggctttttttaaataatgtaatttttttatttaattataaaaataggcatattttaaattatttacaagtTTAAGTAAAACAAGAAATGTAATCTTAgatctaattatttttaatgaaacaaaaccaCTCTTTCCGTTTGCGGTGGatttgcccaaaaaaaaaaagagaaaattgatcctgttttcattgttttatttttattaaaaacataaataatcttCCCGTTTTGAGTGCCATTGGCACTGAAAATGAgactcttcatttttttttaggagAAGGCCGGAAGACACTGCTATTAGTTGGGATAACtttaatatatacttatatattttaataagataatttataataattttaaataattcatatcTCAATAATTCACactctaataatattaatcaaaatattaataaattaatttggattaatttcttctttaataataatgaaatcatcaagaaaataattaaaaataattctcactataataataagaataataatttaccaataataataaaaataattttcaataatttttacatCCATAATTATCACtctaatgataattaaaatattaataaaataatttaaaataattcccactctaataataattttaaataattcttacCTCAATAATTTttactctaataataataatcaaaatataaatacaataatttgaaataatttcttctttaataataatgaaattatcaacaaaataattaaaaataattttcacaataataataataataataatatactaataatattaaaaataattttcaataattcctattttcataattgtcactctaataataatattcaaaatattaataaaataatgtaaaataattcatgttttaataattaacaataataattctaattttaaataatgttttatatttaaataacaatttttttaaaaaaattgggttaaaaAGACCgcaaataaattattgaaataattacaaaaaatttgGGGTTAAAGTgcaaataactaataattaaaaatagaaatgtaattaaaacatttaaagggttaatatgaaaaattatatagaaatttttaaaaaataatataaaaaaaataaaaacctaaaaaaggGTGAAGAGTCTCGTATTGGCACTGAAAACTGAAAACGGGAAGATTATTtaagttttcaataaaaacaaaaaattttaaaaaataaaaataaaacaatgaaaatgggACGAGTCTTCCCCTTTTCTGGCAAATCTACTTAAAACTGGAAGATTGATTCCGTTCTccttaaaaatgattaaaaccAAATCACATTTTCCATTTGACCTAAactcataaataatttaaaatatgcttatttttataattaaataaaaaatgtattatttaaaagaaaaaacctgAAGTCCTAACAGCATCGAACGGACCAGATCATCATTTCCTTGAAAACCAATCTCTACCGTTCATTGTCCTATATATGCATAAATTTAGGGTTCCTAAACTCACATCGGTTTTTGCCGCTATCTTGAGTCTGAGTCTCGCCCGAGGTAATATCTTCTACATGATTgaaaatccattgttttctaGGGATTTAAATTGTTCTATTTTTGCGTTCTTTCAAAGGAAAGCATTCAATttttgtggtttattttttCGGTAATTTTTATATTGGATTTGAGTGTGATTTTGGAAAGATTGTGTTCTGAAAacatttgtgtatttttatCGAAAATTGGTAAGAAAAAACCCTCCTGAAAACAGTTGTGAGCATGAAATCAAGGCTGGAGTCTCAGAAAGGCTCTTTTTTTCCACCAAGCCCCCTGATTTTTGATGTTAGTGGGGTTTTGGTTGGAGGAAATACAAGAGAGTCTGAGAATTGGTAGTCTTTTGTGGATGCCATAGGCCTTTGGTGTATTGGAGGTTCTTTTTcttgcctcttttttttttattattattattatttttttattatgtaatggCTGATCCAGTTGTTCTTTGCTTGAGATTTAGATATAAAGttccaatttttatttgttatttgttgtttatatatatatatatatatatataaattctgtTGTGTTaacttattcatttttattttttgttttgttgtggaTTTGATAGATTAAGTGCTTTTGAAGTTTgcaagttctttttcttttggaaggattttttttagttgtacTTTCTGGCAATTGTGGAGATGATTATTTGCAAAACAGTGAAATTTAAGCGAATTTTTTCCCTCaatgtttttttccttatctaaatttgaatttttttattcatattttcactaaaaaaattattttatttttttttactgaaaattCAGAATTGTATTGATTTCCTTGTTTGTTCATCTGTGTGATAGCTTTTGGGTTTTTCATGAAAAGTTGCAGATTTATCTTCTTGCAAAGTGATTGGTATTccaatttatattttctatgcAAAACCTGGGTTATATTTTGGGGCACAGACATACCTTTGATTTTGGATATATCtctgttttttgtttaattatattcactGGTGCCGTTTGCACTCATACTTGGCGGATCATTGTAATATGTCATGCTATGGAGGTTTAGCATAAGTAGAAGAATTTAATGGTTATGTTTACAGAAGCTTGAAGATAACAGAGGAATATGTCTCATCGTAAGTTTGAGCATCCACGACATGGCTCTCTTGGGTTTCTTCCCAGGAAAAGAGCCTCTCGCCATAGAGGAAAAGGTTTCTGGTTTCTATGATATCCAACTTAGTTATTTCATGCAGTACCTTTTTATGATTGTTAATTTACCATTTGTAGTCTATTTAAGAAATTGGTTAAATGCCCTTGTTATTTCTAATGCACGTTGAACATGTTTGCATTGTTAATCCTTTGAATGGGTAGTATGACTCAGCCTTAACAATTTTTAGTAGTTTAGACTATTTCCTGACCAGATCTATGGCCTTCATTTCAATTGTGCGTTACGCTTGTAGAAGATATCTAAGAGAAAGTGGAAGGAAATGAAGAAAATCTTTCCAAAAGGCTAGTAGATGTCTTGCTTCTTCTATAGTGTGAGTTTTTAGTTTGATAGGAAGTTTAGCTTCTATTTAGTATCATCTGTAAATTCAGATGGCCCATTGTCTGTATCTTTAGATTCCTCTGGGCTGTCATGGAAAAATGGTGTAGGACATGTAACTGGGTTATTTCAGCAGAGATGTTTGTAAAAGCTGTTGTTAAATTATATGTTGTCCGGGTTTGTTCTAGTATATATTCTTATCCTATCAAAATTAGAATCCATATATAATAAGTGCTAGTTTGTATGCTATTTTTCTCACAATATCTTTGGTGCATCTCTTTGACTAGCTTTTTTCCACTGACAGTTTTGTAATTCAATGATTGTTTGTTTACTCATTTCATTACACCTCAATTTGCTTAGTGTATATGGCTTTGGTTAATGCAGTGAAAGCCTTCCCAAAGGATGACCCAAGCAAGGCTCCAAGGCTTACTGCCTTCATGGGATACAAGGCTGGAATGACTCATATTGTTAGGGAAGTTGACAAACCTGGTTCAAGTGAGTTTCCTCTTAACTTGCACTACATCATTTTGAAATTGtgactaatattatttttataaatttatcagTTTAGctttttcatattaaatgggcaaactagaaattatttaaatgagttTAGCGTGTCATCAATGGTCATTTAGATGTTCTCTTTCTGTTATTGTAGAACTTCATAAGAAGGAAACTTGTGAAGCAGTAACAGTTATTGAAGTTCCTCCAATGattgttgttggtgttgttggCTATGTGAAAACACCTCGAGGTCTGCGATCGTTGAACACAGTCTGGGCTCAGCATCTGAGTGAGGAAGTTAAGAGAAGGTTTTATAAGAACTGGTGCAAGTCCAAGAAGGCAGCATTTTCCAAATACTCAAAGAAGTACGAAAATGAGGATGGCAAAAAGGATATTCAGGCACAGcttgagaagatgaagaaatatgCCTCCGTTGTCCGTGTTTTGGCACACACTCAGGTGCTAATATCACTGTTATTTTATTCTTTACTATTCATGAACTCATTTGCCTCTGTTGTCCGTTGTCTATTGTCCAATGTGTTCTCAAGATATTGaaaatcaattttgttttcagatTAAAAAGATGAAAGGCTTAAAACAGAAGAAAGCACACCTGATGGAGATCCAAGTGAATGGAGGAGATATAGCCCAGAAGGTTGATTATGCTTACAGTTTTTTTGAGAAGCAAATACCTGTAGATGCTGTCTTTCAGAAAGACGAGATGATTGACGTAATAGGGGTGACCAAGGGTAAGGGTTATGAAGGTGTTGTTACCCGTTGGGGTGTGACACGTCTTCCTCGGAAGACCCATCGAGGCCTCCGTAAGGTGGCCTGCATTGGTGCATGGCATCCGGCTAGGGTTTCATTCACAGTGGCCAGGGCAGGGCAGAATGGTTACCACCACCGCACAGAGATGAACAAGAAGATTTATAAGATTGGAAAGGCAGGAGAGGAATCTCATTCTGCCGTCACTGACTTCGACCGGTATGAGATTCTCTTAATCCATATCCATATTTAGTTCGACTTATCTGTTTTGATCGatgaattatataattttgcagAACTGAGAAGGAAGTAACACCTATGGGAGGCTTTCCACATTACGGTGTCGTGAAAGATGACTATATAATGATCAAAGGATGCTGCATGGGACCGAAAAAGCGGGTCATCACTCTGAGGCAATCACTGCTTAAGCAAACTTCCAGGGTTGCAATGGAGGAGATCAAGCTCAAGTTCGTCGATACCTCATCGAAATTCGGCCATGGGCGGTTCCAGACCACTCAGGAGAAGGCCAAGTTCTATGGAAGGCTCAAGGCATAAATAATAAGCTAAACAGCAACCAAATCCGAGTGAAACTCAAAATCAGCATTAGTATTAATTCAGAAGCTCCGGCATTGTTCCTCTGTtaaattttggatatttttatgtttttgatgatgttgagactttgattgtttgtttgttttctatatttttttccctaatatctgccattgtttcttttgttttgtgtgtgtgtgtgtgtgtgtttttttttgttttttaaatgtttgtcCGTTCAGTGCATTCTACTGTTGggtactctctctctctcttaattatatttatccAATGTAAAAACTTTGTAAATAATGCAATGATGTTTAAACCCGgtttaaacatattataatatataaaagtatgtaaattactttttagtaagtaaaaaataaatgaaagaaatataatgaattttCATAAATAGAAGAGCTTAAAACAAGTTTTGAACTTCCAAAGGAATTATATGTTGAAAATGAGCaatttctttataaattaaaaaagcacactaaaattgaagagaaaaaaaaaataattcatcaaaCCTCACAACAACCATCCtccaattttaaattcaaaagaacATGATAATAATTTATCATAGTATTCTTATGTTTCATGGCTATTTATTATCAAACATATCTtgtctaatttttatttatttaaatttatggtACTTACAATatgttaaatttataaaataaaaacacacacacacacatctaaattttttttaaataaaaattgagatattaaagaaaacctatATGTATAATAATGTATTAACCATCTCATAAAATTTTGAAGGtatatcttatatttatttttaattattgttcatTGATGCTAAGCCAAGAAACatcattttttaaagaaaaatttatttttaattataatttttaatatggaaaataaattagtatatCAATGGTCCGAAACAACATATAAGAatttagttattaataaaattcaataattaattattaaataatgttatcaataataaaaataataaaaataattaatattaataaatcaaattttagttaattttttattcctgAATATTCTTGGATGGAAAAATTCTCATTAATTGTTGATGTTATTAATATTTAGTCCAGAGTTCAGTTGGGTCTGTTT
Proteins encoded in this region:
- the LOC120270856 gene encoding uncharacterized protein LOC120270856, with protein sequence MVLHLSKPSARPRDIVSRNFSVNRSTVERPLPLRPWEQNHGNNHRGYGAVNNGFGVNHGRIFNNFFNNQNNRLMGTTVPNGNWPLPPGSQKPFIEMLSDLSNFFGRTSGAIDQSSRSLNTLLEAIHDLCRVAAFLRAELANSCSWIQLFIKKYWINRLIKCKELSGLSSDRVMKYIEGPKDTNGSWNVVWSEQQKQPAEKDRQAQ
- the LOC120270952 gene encoding 60S ribosomal protein L3-like, whose translation is MSHRKFEHPRHGSLGFLPRKRASRHRGKVKAFPKDDPSKAPRLTAFMGYKAGMTHIVREVDKPGSKLHKKETCEAVTVIEVPPMIVVGVVGYVKTPRGLRSLNTVWAQHLSEEVKRRFYKNWCKSKKAAFSKYSKKYENEDGKKDIQAQLEKMKKYASVVRVLAHTQIKKMKGLKQKKAHLMEIQVNGGDIAQKVDYAYSFFEKQIPVDAVFQKDEMIDVIGVTKGKGYEGVVTRWGVTRLPRKTHRGLRKVACIGAWHPARVSFTVARAGQNGYHHRTEMNKKIYKIGKAGEESHSAVTDFDRTEKEVTPMGGFPHYGVVKDDYIMIKGCCMGPKKRVITLRQSLLKQTSRVAMEEIKLKFVDTSSKFGHGRFQTTQEKAKFYGRLKA